From the genome of Candidatus Manganitrophaceae bacterium:
TTCTTGAGCGACTCAACCACCTGGGTGAAGTTCGCCAGCGGCTCGCCCATCCCCATCATGACGATATTCGTGATCCGCCGCTCTTCCGGCAGCGTCTGTTGAACGGCGAGGATTTGACCGACGATCTCTTCAGCCCTCAGGTTCCGTTTTAATTTTTCCTGCGCCGTCAGGCAGAAGCCGCAGTCGAGGGTACAGCCGGCTTGGGAGGAGATGCAGAGGGTCAAGCGGTCCTCCTCCGGGATCAGGACCGACTCGATCTGGTTGCCGTCTTCGAGTCCCAACAGAAACTTCTCGGTCCCATCGGTCGACTTTTGGCGCGTCACGATCTTCAACTGATGGAGGACGGCGTGCTCGGCGAGCAGGGCCCGGTCGGGCTTGGAGAGGTCGGTCATCTGCTCGAAATCGGGGATGTGCCGCTGATAGAGCCAGGAGATAATCTGGCGGGCGCGGTACTTCTTCCACCCTAAATCGAGGACCCAGCGCTCCAATTCATCGAAAGAGAGGGCCAGGATGTTCTTTTTATTCTCGCTCATGCTGCCTAAACTATCACACGGTTCCCTGCTTCTGCAAGTAGACTCGGTCGGTTAGAATGGCACCGTCATTACATCTACATGGATAAAGATAGGGTAAGAACGTATGTGGCGGTCGGCAGACACTTAAGGTGCCTGCGCTTTTGGTCCCGCCGAAATTCCTTGACAGAGGTCGGTTTTTTACTTAGAATCATCCCATCCGTGTCTAGAGAAGAGCGGTCTGCGGATGTGAACGATGTTAACATGAGTCCGCAAGTCGGGTTAGGGGAATATAGTTATCCGCTTTCGTTATCAGGAACCGTCCTCGTCTTCACCCCCTGTTCCTTGCCCTCCGAACTCTGAAAAACCAGGTGCACCATTTATTTGCTTCTCGGTTTCTATAAAAACGTGAATCGTCATTTTTCGATGCGGCAGCTCCCTTTCATCGTCGTTTTGGCTGCTGTTATTCTCGTCGGCTGTGGCGGAGGAAGCGGAGGGGTTGGAGATCCTGCCCCACCCAATCCGGGGACCGGAGGCGGGACCGGCGGGGATGGCACCGGGGGAAACCCTTCTGTTGTTTTTCCGAAAGTGATCTCAGCCTCCCCTCAAGGGGATACCCCGGCGGCGGTCGATACGCCGATTGACATCACCTTTAATAAACCGATGATGCTCTCTTCCTTTCAGGCGCCTATGGAGGGTCTCGATGTTGGATATGATCCCGCTTGTGTAGATACCGATTGCGTCACCGTCCGCTTGAATCACAAAACCAATTTGGCATACAATAGTACTTACCAGGTAAAGCTCTTACCACAAGTCCGAGACAAGGAAGGGAACTTGCTTACAGATCCTTATCCATGGTCGTTTAAGACCGCCGTCTTCGCTCCGCCGCCTTCATTTAAGTCCGGCATTATGCTTGATGGAGGAACGGTTGCCACAGACTCTGGCGAGTGCACTGCGATTGCCGTGGATAGCGCTGGGACGCTCCATATCGCGTACTTCTCCGATTCAGCCGGTGCTCCGAAGCATGCTTATTGTTCCAAAGACTGTGATAAGCCCGGCAGTTGGAACAATGAGGTAATCGATACCACGGCCAAGTTAACGGATCAAAAATTCGGACGGGATATCAACTTGGCAATTGAAGGAACAACACTTCATGTAAGCTATCGAGATGTCGGTACGACCTCTACCGGAAATAAAGCCGACGACCGAGGTGTTTTGAAATATGCTAAAGGAGTCGCAAAGGCCGATGGTAGTGTAGGAACGTGGGCTCCCGTTATTGTCGATGACACACCTTTTGGAGTCACAGATACCTATATCGCTGTCGATAAAGGTAGAGTGCACATTAGTTATGCCAAGAAAGGTGATCCCAAGGCTACAGGTCAAACCTCTCTAGACATATTCACTTATGCTACTTGCTCAGCTTCGTGTGACTCTAAGAACAGTGGAGATATAGAGAAGGTGGAGATCGATCAAGGGAAAGGGGCGGGATCTCCGAACCATATCGTTATTGCAAACGACACTATTCATATGAGCTATTACCTTAACGGAACATTAAAGTATGTGACCTGCTCCGTATCCCAAGCTCAGAATTGTAGCCAACTGAGTGGGGCAGCGGCGGCTGTGGTTGATGATGGAGAAGGGAAATTTGATGTTGGAACGGAGAACTCTCTCTCGATTTTTGGGAATACCGTTCATATGACGTATCGTGACAACACCAACGGCCTTCTAAAGTACGCCCGCTGTGATGGTAACTGTACGGACAGTAATAATTGGACGAAAATCGCTATCGACAATGCGGGTGGAAGTACCCAGATTGTGGCTGTTCCGGGTAGACTCCACGTCAGCTACCGGGATGATCTGAACAAAGACCTTAAGTATGCGACCTGTTCATCAAGCTCCTCCAATTGTCTGGATCCGAAGAGCTGGTCGCTCTTTACACTCGACGCGCCTGGGGAGGTTGGATTGGATACCTATATAGCGGTGGACGGAGCCGGAGCCGTTCACATCAGCTACCGGGATGCGAGCAACAAAGCGCTGAAGTATATCGTTGGCGCTCCGACAC
Proteins encoded in this window:
- a CDS encoding Ig-like domain-containing protein, which produces MLLGFYKNVNRHFSMRQLPFIVVLAAVILVGCGGGSGGVGDPAPPNPGTGGGTGGDGTGGNPSVVFPKVISASPQGDTPAAVDTPIDITFNKPMMLSSFQAPMEGLDVGYDPACVDTDCVTVRLNHKTNLAYNSTYQVKLLPQVRDKEGNLLTDPYPWSFKTAVFAPPPSFKSGIMLDGGTVATDSGECTAIAVDSAGTLHIAYFSDSAGAPKHAYCSKDCDKPGSWNNEVIDTTAKLTDQKFGRDINLAIEGTTLHVSYRDVGTTSTGNKADDRGVLKYAKGVAKADGSVGTWAPVIVDDTPFGVTDTYIAVDKGRVHISYAKKGDPKATGQTSLDIFTYATCSASCDSKNSGDIEKVEIDQGKGAGSPNHIVIANDTIHMSYYLNGTLKYVTCSVSQAQNCSQLSGAAAAVVDDGEGKFDVGTENSLSIFGNTVHMTYRDNTNGLLKYARCDGNCTDSNNWTKIAIDNAGGSTQIVAVPGRLHVSYRDDLNKDLKYATCSSSSSNCLDPKSWSLFTLDAPGEVGLDTYIAVDGAGAVHISYRDASNKALKYIVGAPTQ